Genomic segment of Candidatus Binatia bacterium:
TTCGCCCCGAGTAGGACCCGTTTGTTCAGGGGCCGTATCGCGGGGTCACATCAGACGTGCCTCGATACGCGCCTGAAAAAACGGCACTACTCGGCACGAACGGTGGCGCACCGCTCCTCGATCATCTGGAAAGTTCTTCGCGCCGTGCGCGCAAACTCGGAAATCGTAAATCAGCCGGGGCGGCCGTCCGGGCGCGGCGTCACCAGGAGCGGCACGTACGTCACCAGGTAGATCGCGAACGCCCCGGCGAACAACAGCCCCGACAGGATCATCGACGGCAAGTACGCACCCAAACCCAACAGCGGTCCGAACACCCGTACCACCGCCGCCAGAATCATCAGCCCGAAACCGACCGCGACGATCGGCTCCACCACCAGCAACCGGCCCGTGTGCCCGATCGTAACCCTGGTCATCATCCCCAGCGTCAGTGCCCCGATCGCACCGGCGGTCAGCGCGTGTAGAGCCAAAGTGCCGCCGACCGCAGGCACACCGAGCGCCAACGCGCGCAAACCGAGACCGACCGCCACCCAGAAGTGCCCCGCATGCAGAATCCAGAGCAGCGGATGACGAAGCGTGTGCCGCGTGCCCCAGCGCCACATGCGACCGACGACCGCAACCGCAGTCAACCCCGCCAGCGGGGCAACCATGCCCTCCGGTCCTCCCACCGTATCCAGAACGAGTACGCCGACCATGCCGCCGACCGCAGCCCGATCGAACAACGCGATGTTGGCGATGCCCTCGGCCCGCGTCGCGTTGCGCGTGAACATCGGTACGATGCGCCCGGTCATCACGATGATCATCACCATGTACAGGTCGGCCGCCACCCAGCCGCCCTGTCGAATCCATCCCGGTGCGATGTCCAATGCACCCAGGTGCATGGCGAGATTCGCGACGAATAACGCCGTAAGCATGGCGACGAACTGGTAATTGCGACGGTTCTCCGTAGCCAGGATCGGCCGGCCGCAGGCGAACGCAAGGGCGGGGAGGAACGCGAGGTCGCAAAGCGCCGGCACGGGCACGGGCAGGCGGTCCGCCATCAGCATCGCCGCCCGCCCGATCAGCCACAGGAGGGCCAATCCGCCCAGCGGCCACCCCACGACGGTCTCCCGTTGTGTCCAGTTGGCAATGGCGGTCAGCAGGAACCCGGCGACCACCGCCAGCGTGAAGCCGAACAGCATTTCGTGCGCGTGCCAGAACGGGCCGCCTAGGTAACTGCCGGGCGAGAGGTGCCCTTCGAGCACCCCCAGCCACACCGGCATCGCCACGGCCGCCCATCCCGCCGCCAGAATGAAGAACGGACGGAAACCCTTTCCGAGGACCACCGGCCACACGTGCCGCCCAACCGGCGGCGCATCCGCAAGCGGGAGAGACATGCCCGGCTACCTATCGTCGCCTCGGCGAAACGCACACCTTCATGCCACCTTCTCTACATCGACTCGCACATCGTTGAAACATGCCCCGCCACCGATGTCGGACAGATGATCCGGCATCACCGCCGTCGATGTCGCGCCGTTGCGTGTGCTCGACTGCCAGGCTCCCTTCGGCATCGCCACCACACCGGGACGAACGGCATCGCCGACCCGGGCGGGCAGCTCGATTTCGCCCAACTCGTTGTAGACCCGGACCATGTCGCCGTCGGCGATGCCGCGGGCGCTCGCGTCGGTCCGATGCATGGTCAACTCGACGGCCGGCCGGGTCACCTCGGCAAGGATCGAGTTGATCGACTTGCTCGTCGCCGGACTGATCATGGTCAACGCCCCGGAGGCCGGCGGCGGCTGGAAACCGATCGGCCCCAACTCGGGCGGGCAGATCTCGATCTTGCCGCTCGCCGTTCTCGGGAAGTCGGTTCCAAACTGCACCAGCGTGGTAGTGTCGGCGAAGTGTACGTGGGCGACGCGCTCGGCGCGCATGCGCTCGCTATCGACGCCGCCGAGGCGCACGGCCGCACCGCTCAACGCCGCGTCGAGCAACGCCGCCGGGTTGGCGGCGCGTGCCACATCGTCGAACCCGAAGGCAGCGGCGAGCATGCCGAACAGTTCGTAATTGCTCTTCGCCTCACCCCGCGGAGCGATCGCCGGCTCGGCATACTGGATCGCATAGTGGCCGTAAGACTTGTGCAGTTCGGCCTGCTCGAGGAACGTCGTCGCCGGCAACAGTATGTCGGCAAAGCGCGCCGTATCGGTGAGGACCTGTTCGTGTACGACCGTAAATAGATCCTCCCTGGCAAGGCCTCGCAGGATACGGTTCTGGTCGGGGGTCACGGCGACCGGGTTGGCGTTGTAAACGAACAGCGCCCGGATGGGCGGCGTCATGGGCTCCGTCAGCGCCCGGCCGAGCTGGGTCATATTGACCTGCCGTGCCGGCCGCAGCCGCAGGTCGGGTCGCTGGATGGCTTCCTTGTTGATCGACGCCACGCGCCCGAGGCTCATGGTCATGCCGCCGCCCCGCACGCCGAATTTGCCGGCTACCGCGGGCAGGGCGAGGATGGCGCGCACCGAATTGCCGCCGTTGCGGTTGCGCTCGATTCCCCACCCGCAACGGATCACGGCCGGCGACGCCTGCGCGTAGGCATCGATCACCCGGCGGATGTCGCCCGCCGGCACGTCGCAGACCGCGGCGGCGCGCTCGATCGGCCACTCGCCGGCGGCCGCCGCCAGCGTGTCGAACCCCGCGACGTGGGCCGTGACAAAGGTCGTATCGACACGGCCGGTCCGCATCAGCTCGTGAATCATTGCAAGGGCAAGCACCACATCCGTACCGGGCCGCGGTTGCAGGTGGACGTTGGCCCGGCGCGCCAGCGGTGTGCGGCGCGGATCGATCACCGCGAGAAACGCGCCGGCGCGCTGCGCGTGCTGAATGGGCGGTACCAGATGAATGCTGGTGACGGAGGGGTTCACGCCCCAGAGCACAATCGCACGCGCCAACCGGTAGTCCTCGGGGGGCACCCCGCCCATGCCGTCGAACATCGCCGAGTACACCGCACCGGTCGGCGCCGCGCAGAGCGTCTTGAGGAGCTCGGTAGCACCCAGTCGATTGAAGAACTGCGCGTCGACCGCGCCTTCGCCGAAGACGCCGGCCGAACCGCCGTAATGGTACGGCAGGATGGCCTCCGGGCCGTCGCCGGCAATGATCTCCCGGAAGCGCGCCACGATCGTCGCCACGGCCTCCTCCCAGGAGATACGCTCGAAGCGGCCCTCGCCTTTCGCGCCAACGCGGCGTTGCGGGTAGAGGACCCGCAGCGGCGAGTACACGCGCTCCGGGTAGCGGCGCACCTTGGCGCAGATGAATCCGTCGGTAAGCGGATTGAGGCGCGAACCGTCGACGCGCACTACCCGCCCGCCGGCCACGGTCACTGTCAGGCTGCACGTGTCGGGGCAATCGAGGGGGCAAACCGACGGGTAGGTGCCGTCCCGCCCCGGTGGCTCTACTGCGTTTGTCTGCACCATGGGCTCCTTATTACACACGCCGGGCGAACTTGCCGAACCTGTCGCTTCGACGATTGTTGAGGTGACCCGGAGTTCCTTGCCGTCGCCGGTGTCGGTCGAGCTCGCCTCGACCCCGTCCGCAGGCGCGGAGTATGGCTGCGACCGCGCCGGTTGCGACCTCGCCTTGCGACGGTACCGCCTGCCCCGTATAAGCCGAACATGCCTCGCCGCTCCGGCCTGTTCGCCGTACTGCTGGCGTTCGCCTTCGCCTGCCGGTCCGAACCCGCTGCCTCCGGCAACGACGCTGCGGCCGCGGCGCCCTTCAAGGTGGCGTTGCTCAGTCCGGGACCGGTGAGCGACGCGGGCTGGAACGCCCTTGCCTACGAAGGTCTCCTGCGCATCCGCGATCAACTCGGCGCCGAGGTGGCACAGGTGCAAACCCGCACCCCAGCGGAGTTCGAAGAGGGCTTTCGCGACTTTGCGCGGCGCGGCTTTCAGCTCATCTTCGGACACGGGTTCGAGTTCCAGGATGCGGCGGCGGCCGTGGCGGCGGATTTCCCGAAGACGGTGTTCATTACCACCTCCGGCAACACGGTGCGGCCGAACGTCGCGCCGCTGCGGTTCATGCTGGAAGAAGCCACCTACCTCGAAGGCATGCTGGCGGCTGGAATGTCGAGGAGCGGCAAAGCGGGTGCGATTGGCGGCATCGAAATGCCCCCGGTGAAGAGCACGATCATGGCGTTCGAGGCCGGGGCGAGGGCGGTGAAGCCGGACTTCGCCGTGGCGGTTTCGTACGTCGGGAACTGGGAAGACGTCGGCGCCGCCAAGGAAGCGGCGTTGGCGCTCGTACGACAGGGAGCCGACTTCCTGTTTCATAACGCCGATGCGGCGGGGCTGGGAGTATTCCAGGCCGCGCAGAGGGGGCAGGTGCTGGCTTTTGGCGCCAATCGCAATCAGAACGATGTCGCCCCGGACGTGATTCTCGCCAGTGCTGCGATCGACATCCCACAGGCGTTTCTGCGCATCGCCCGGGAAGTCAAGGACGGTGGTTTCGAGGCAAAGATCGAACGAATGGGCATGAAAGAGGGTGTCGTGTCGCTCATCCTCAATCCACAGCTCGAGGGCCGCATCCCGGCGGCCTTGAAGGAGCGCGTGGCGCAGACGCAGGCAGGCATTGTGGCCGGTACGGTCAGCGTCCCGAGCGTCGAATTCTGAAGCGGCCGCGAAGATGACCGAGCCCGACGCGCCACCGCTGGCGGTGCGCGAGGTGTGGAAACGCTTCGGCGCCGTCGATGCGCTGGCCGGGGTAAACCTCGCCTTCGCGGCGGGGGAGGTCCATGCCGTCCTCGGAGAAAACGGCGCCGGCAAGTCGACGTTGATGCGCGTGCTCGCCGGGGCGCTGGCGCCGGACCGGGGGGCTGTCATCCTGAATGGGCGTCCGGTCGCCTTCCGCTCGCCACGCGACGCACGCCAGGCGGGCATAGGCATGGTCTACCAGCACTTCACGCTCGTAGGAGCATTGACGGTCATCGAGAACCTGGCGCTCAGCCTGCCCGGCCAGACCGGGTGGCGGTTCGATCGTCGCGCGGCGGCGGAAGAGGCGCAGACCCTGGCGGCGCGCATTGGCCTCGATCTCGGTGCGCCCGAGCGGCGCGTCGACGAGCTGCCCGTCGGTGCGCGGCAACGCCTCGAGATCATCAAGGCGCTGGCGGGGAATCCGCTCGTGACCATCCTCGATGAACCGACGGCGGTACTGACGCCGCAGGAGGTCCGGCAGTTGTTCGAGATGCTGCGGCGGCTGCGGGCCGAAGGACGGGTGGTCATTTTCATCACCCACAAACTGCGCGAGGTTAAGGAAATCGCCGATCGGGTCAGCGTGATGCGACGCGGGCGCGTCGTCGCCACCGCGGCGGCGGCGGACCTCGACGAGCGGGAAATGGCGGAGCTAATGGTCGGTGCGCTCCTGCCGGCGAGCGCGCCGCGCGCGGAAGTGCCCGCCGGTGCGGCGATCGCGCTGCGGGTCGCCGGGGTGACGACCGAGGCTGCCAACGGCGGCGTGGGCTTGCGCGATGTCTGCATGGAGGTTCGCGCCGGCGAGATCCTCGGCATCGCCGGGGTGGACGGCAACGGACAGCGCGAGCTGTTCGAGGTGCTCACTGCCGCGCGCGGCCCGACGGCCGGCGAGGTGCGTGTCGACGGCCGGCTATTGGCCGGTGACGGGCCGGCGGCCGCGGTGCAGGCGGGAATCGGCGCCATCCCCCCCGATCGCCATCGCGAGGGTCTGGTGCTGGCGATGTCGGTGGCCGAGAACTACCTGCTGAATGCGGCCTTGTTGAGTCGCTTCTCGCAGCGCGGCTTCCTGCGGCGACAGGAGGCACGCGGGTTCGCCGCGGACCTGGTCGCGCGCTTCGCCGTGAGCTGTGCCGGTCTGGAGGCCCCGGTGCGATCGTTGTCGGGTGGGAACCAGCAACGAATCGTCGTCGGACGCGAGCTGGCGCGGGGGCCCGCGGTGCTGGTGACCGTAAACCCGACGCGTGGGCTCGACGTGGTTGCCACCGCGGCGGTGGCCGACGCGCTCACGGCCGCAGCGCGGCAGGGATGCGCGGTGGTGCTGATCTCGACCGACATCGACGAAGTCCTCGAGCTGAGCCACCGTGTCCACGTGCTCGCCGGGGGTCGCTTGAGCGCCGCCCTGGAACCCCCGATCGATGCGGAGAGACTGGGCATGTTGATGGGGGGCGCGGGGGATCGCGGGATTGAGGGACCCGGGGGCGCGAGGGCTTAAGGGGATCGGGAGCGGAATGGGTGCGAGGGCTGAACGGGCGGGCGATGGGGTGGGGCGGCGGGCCCGGGCGCTGTTGGCCACGCTGCTGCCATCGCTGATGGCCGTGGCGGTTGCGCTCCTGGCGAGCGGCGTGGTGGTCTTGCTCGCCGGCGGCGATCCGGTGGCGGCGTTCGCGGCGTTGATCGGCGGAGCGTTCGGCAGCCTCGACAGCCTGTCGGAAGTCCTGGTGAAGGCGTGTCCTCTGCTGCTTACGGGTCTCGCCGTTACCGTCGCCTTTCAGGCCGGGGTCTGGAACATCGGGGCCGAGGGGCAGTTGCTGATCGGTGCGCTGGCGATGGCGGCGCTCGGGGCGCGACTGGGCGGGGTGCCGGCCGCGGCGGGGCTGCCGATGGCGTTACTCGGGGCCGGGGCGGCCGGGGCGCTGTGGGCGGGGCTGGCCGGACTGCTCCGCCTGCGGCGCAACGTCAACGAGGTGATCAGCACCATCATGTTGAATTTCATCGCGCTCTTTCTGGTCAGTTACCTGGTCCAGGGTCCACTGATGGAGGCCGGCGGCCGATATCCGCAAACCGACGCGGTTGTCGACTCGCTGTGGATGCCGCGGTTTGTGCCGCCGTATCGGGTTCATCTCGGGCTGGCGATTGCGGGGCTGCTGGCCGGCGGGGTTTCG
This window contains:
- a CDS encoding ABC transporter permease, producing the protein MGARAERAGDGVGRRARALLATLLPSLMAVAVALLASGVVVLLAGGDPVAAFAALIGGAFGSLDSLSEVLVKACPLLLTGLAVTVAFQAGVWNIGAEGQLLIGALAMAALGARLGGVPAAAGLPMALLGAGAAGALWAGLAGLLRLRRNVNEVISTIMLNFIALFLVSYLVQGPLMEAGGRYPQTDAVVDSLWMPRFVPPYRVHLGLAIAGLLAGGVSVLLYRTRAGYEMRAAGLNAAAARLAGIPVERRILLALLLSGALAALAGAIEVSAVTRRLYERFSPGWGFTGIAVGLLGRLSPAGVVVAALFFGALDAGSGAMQRVAGVSSVLVSVIQGAVIFFLVAFERKR
- a CDS encoding BMP family protein, with product MPRRSGLFAVLLAFAFACRSEPAASGNDAAAAAPFKVALLSPGPVSDAGWNALAYEGLLRIRDQLGAEVAQVQTRTPAEFEEGFRDFARRGFQLIFGHGFEFQDAAAAVAADFPKTVFITTSGNTVRPNVAPLRFMLEEATYLEGMLAAGMSRSGKAGAIGGIEMPPVKSTIMAFEAGARAVKPDFAVAVSYVGNWEDVGAAKEAALALVRQGADFLFHNADAAGLGVFQAAQRGQVLAFGANRNQNDVAPDVILASAAIDIPQAFLRIAREVKDGGFEAKIERMGMKEGVVSLILNPQLEGRIPAALKERVAQTQAGIVAGTVSVPSVEF
- a CDS encoding ABC transporter ATP-binding protein encodes the protein MTEPDAPPLAVREVWKRFGAVDALAGVNLAFAAGEVHAVLGENGAGKSTLMRVLAGALAPDRGAVILNGRPVAFRSPRDARQAGIGMVYQHFTLVGALTVIENLALSLPGQTGWRFDRRAAAEEAQTLAARIGLDLGAPERRVDELPVGARQRLEIIKALAGNPLVTILDEPTAVLTPQEVRQLFEMLRRLRAEGRVVIFITHKLREVKEIADRVSVMRRGRVVATAAAADLDEREMAELMVGALLPASAPRAEVPAGAAIALRVAGVTTEAANGGVGLRDVCMEVRAGEILGIAGVDGNGQRELFEVLTAARGPTAGEVRVDGRLLAGDGPAAAVQAGIGAIPPDRHREGLVLAMSVAENYLLNAALLSRFSQRGFLRRQEARGFAADLVARFAVSCAGLEAPVRSLSGGNQQRIVVGRELARGPAVLVTVNPTRGLDVVATAAVADALTAAARQGCAVVLISTDIDEVLELSHRVHVLAGGRLSAALEPPIDAERLGMLMGGAGDRGIEGPGGARA
- a CDS encoding NnrS family protein → MSLPLADAPPVGRHVWPVVLGKGFRPFFILAAGWAAVAMPVWLGVLEGHLSPGSYLGGPFWHAHEMLFGFTLAVVAGFLLTAIANWTQRETVVGWPLGGLALLWLIGRAAMLMADRLPVPVPALCDLAFLPALAFACGRPILATENRRNYQFVAMLTALFVANLAMHLGALDIAPGWIRQGGWVAADLYMVMIIVMTGRIVPMFTRNATRAEGIANIALFDRAAVGGMVGVLVLDTVGGPEGMVAPLAGLTAVAVVGRMWRWGTRHTLRHPLLWILHAGHFWVAVGLGLRALALGVPAVGGTLALHALTAGAIGALTLGMMTRVTIGHTGRLLVVEPIVAVGFGLMILAAVVRVFGPLLGLGAYLPSMILSGLLFAGAFAIYLVTYVPLLVTPRPDGRPG
- a CDS encoding molybdopterin-dependent oxidoreductase — protein: MVQTNAVEPPGRDGTYPSVCPLDCPDTCSLTVTVAGGRVVRVDGSRLNPLTDGFICAKVRRYPERVYSPLRVLYPQRRVGAKGEGRFERISWEEAVATIVARFREIIAGDGPEAILPYHYGGSAGVFGEGAVDAQFFNRLGATELLKTLCAAPTGAVYSAMFDGMGGVPPEDYRLARAIVLWGVNPSVTSIHLVPPIQHAQRAGAFLAVIDPRRTPLARRANVHLQPRPGTDVVLALAMIHELMRTGRVDTTFVTAHVAGFDTLAAAAGEWPIERAAAVCDVPAGDIRRVIDAYAQASPAVIRCGWGIERNRNGGNSVRAILALPAVAGKFGVRGGGMTMSLGRVASINKEAIQRPDLRLRPARQVNMTQLGRALTEPMTPPIRALFVYNANPVAVTPDQNRILRGLAREDLFTVVHEQVLTDTARFADILLPATTFLEQAELHKSYGHYAIQYAEPAIAPRGEAKSNYELFGMLAAAFGFDDVARAANPAALLDAALSGAAVRLGGVDSERMRAERVAHVHFADTTTLVQFGTDFPRTASGKIEICPPELGPIGFQPPPASGALTMISPATSKSINSILAEVTRPAVELTMHRTDASARGIADGDMVRVYNELGEIELPARVGDAVRPGVVAMPKGAWQSSTRNGATSTAVMPDHLSDIGGGACFNDVRVDVEKVA